The following nucleotide sequence is from Salvia splendens isolate huo1 unplaced genomic scaffold, SspV2 ctg370, whole genome shotgun sequence.
AAAACGTGTTTGAACTTCCAGTAACCGAGCATTTACTCCCCTAGGATGATGTAACCTCTATTTTTCAGTTACGCAGATACTAGCGGAGCTGGAAATGATGTTTATGAATTTGTAAGCATTGCTTCTGTTCGCATATTGTCCTTTTGGTTACGTAGATGTTATTTCTGATGTCTTTTTTGCACTTCTGAAGCCTACTAATCATCTTTTACTTATATCTAAATTCAGGTGAAAGCTGTTGGACGATTCAAGGAGACTAAAAGGACTGATGGGATTTCAACTTCAGATGTAATTATGAGGATAGTGAAGGATTATAACCAATATGTGATGCGCAATTTAGACCGTGGGTATTCAAGGAAGGACCTTAATGTCAGCTACGTTAAGGCATGATACTCTTGTTCTTGTTTTGATGTCATCAATTGATTTAATGTACCTCGATTCGTCTATCTGGTTACGTGCCAAAGGGATCAGTGGTATTAGTTTTCAGTGAGGCTGGCGTTTTTATGATATCGTTCTTTTCTCATTGGCAGGAAAAGCGACTGAGAGTGAATATGAGACTGAAAAAGTTGCAAGAGGTTGTCAAGGAACAACAAGAAAAAGTGGGAGAAAAGGTTCACTTTCTTTCAGATGGAAAAGTTGGATTACGACCGACATTTGTTGTTTCATGTTTTCATTCTAACATCTTCTTCTTTCAGATACAAACTGCAGCGAAAACAGCCGGCATGAATCCCAATGTGTGGGTCGAAAATGCTGATCGATGGGTTGCTGGGTTTCTTGAGATGTTTGAGGAACGTTGCCATAAAATGGTAAGCAGTACTGTTATGGATTTAGATACATGCTCCAATTTTTAATCTTCTGAACTTCTTCTCAGGGGACAGCCATTAGAGATCGTATTCAAGAGAGTTTAAGGGGACAGCCAGCATTGGAGTATGAGACCAGTGAAGAGGAGGAGGACGACATCTATGGAGATGATGAGTATTACTACGACGGTGGAGACCTCAACGACGAGGAGGAATATTACGAAAGTGATCTCAAATGTGATGACAAAATCGAAGCCAAATGATTGTAAGTTAACCAGTTGATTGCTGCAGCAAGGTGCAACCTGCATGCTAGTAAACCTGTATAAACTATTCTAGaattctttcttttgttttgtcgATTTCATAGGTTGTTACTGTATtttgttctttttgtttttcGTTCTTTAAAGCCGTTCTTTCGTCTAGAACTCGGCCTCTGGCGAATCATATAGTTTTATACTGGTAAGGTTGGAAAGGAAACTGTATATGCTTATGAAACTTAGTTTGTATTTGGTGTTTATGTTCATTTGCAAAGTTGTAATTTCAACCTCTTTTGATCTTTGCTAGAATCCTTTTTAACAAAAACTCAGCATATAATGTTGCATTCGTGACTCCAGTTTTCAACTAAAAAGTTGCTGTCATGTTTTAGTGTTACATTTATTACAAATCAAGTCTCTCAATATGTCACGAAAATGATTGATGAATTCATTAGGTTGAAGCATAgctcatcatatcatcaattAACCTCTTGAAAGAAGCATATGAAGATCCACCTTCAACCACAGTCATCCTACTCTTCTCCTtcatctctctcactctctcctTCACCTCACTCCCACTCTCCATCACCTCCCTTATCCCTCTCTCCACCTCCGCCGCTGCCACCACTGACCCATCCCTGCCCCTCTCCAAGTAGCTCAGCATGATCTCCACCGCCAGCCCCAACTCCCTCACCAGCTGGAACGCGTTCATCTGTTGCTCTGAGTGCAAAGGCCATGTCGCCACGGGCACGCCACACCAAAGGCTCTCGAGCACCGAGTTCCACCCACAGTGCGACACGAACCCGCCCACAGCTGGATGGGATAACACCTCCAGCTGTGGTATCCACCCCACAACCTTACCCACTCCACTAG
It contains:
- the LOC121789947 gene encoding choline-phosphate cytidylyltransferase 2-like yields the protein MGDKVTGKAEEKQQGTSAGDAASSKNGGPPVDRPVRVYADGIYDLFHFGHARSLEQAKLSFPNTYLLVGCCNDATTHKYKGKTVMNDAERYESLRHCKWVDEVIPDAPWVINQEFLDKHRIDYVAHDSLPYADTSGAGNDVYEFVKAVGRFKETKRTDGISTSDVIMRIVKDYNQYVMRNLDRGYSRKDLNVSYVKEKRLRVNMRLKKLQEVVKEQQEKVGEKIQTAAKTAGMNPNVWVENADRWVAGFLEMFEERCHKMGTAIRDRIQESLRGQPALEYETSEEEEDDIYGDDEYYYDGGDLNDEEEYYESDLKCDDKIEAK